One Nicotiana tomentosiformis chromosome 4, ASM39032v3, whole genome shotgun sequence genomic window carries:
- the LOC138909000 gene encoding uncharacterized protein, with protein MDKISIGEGIDIRWENQLHRPLHAAGHLLNPGLFCKNTRDETLASEVWIGYHACLEKLVPNSATIDQIGEEFDRYSQAEGLFGLQAAIRARDIRSPVEWWKQFGHQTPNLQKFAIKVLSLTCSASGCERNWSVFEHIHSKKRNRLELSRLNDLVYIKYNRTLRRRYEARDTIDPILLDNIDEANEWLTGAPQNHEDEQVYEGDNLDWGTVSMAVGVEENIYGLRGSSSSYKGKGVASSSRSLIDENSEDEEDDSQYNANIHEVVEFENLEEE; from the exons ATGGACAAAATTAGTATTGGGGAAGGCATTGATATCAGGTGGGAGAATCAACTCCATCGACCTTTGCATGCAGCAGGCCATCTTCTGAACCCGGGATTATTTTGCAAGAACACTAGAGATGAAACTTTGGCTTCAGAGGTGTGGATTGGATACCATGCGTGTCTTGAGAAGTTGGTCCCTAATTCAGCGACGATAGATCAAATAGGGGAGGAGTTTGATAGGTACTCACAAGCAGAGGGCCTATTTGGTTTACAAGCGGCCATTAGAGCCAGAGACATAAGGTCGCCAG ttGAATGGTGGAAGCAATTTGGACATCAAACTCCAAACTTGCAAAAGTTTGCCATCAAAGTACTAAGCCTAACTTGTAGTGCATCTGGATGCGAGAGAAATTGGAGCGTATTTGAGCAT ATTCACTCCAAGAAAAGGAATAGGCTTGAGCTATCGCGTCTCAATGATCTAGTGTATATTAAATACAATAGAACATTGAGGCGACGTTATGAAGCTCGCGATACCATTGATCCAATTTTGTTGGACAACATTGACGAGGCAAATGAATGGTTAACTGGAGCCCCCCAAAATCATGAAGATGAACAAGTGTATGAAGGAGATAATCTTGATTGGGGTACTGTTTCTATGGCGGTTGGAGTTGAGGAGAATATCTATGGTCTTAGAGGGAGTTCTTCAAGTTACAAGGGAAAGGGAGTAGCAAGTTCAAGCCGGTCCCTAATTGATGAAAACTccgaggatgaagaagatgatAGCCAATATAATGCTAACATTCATGaagttgtagaatttgaaaatcttgaagaagaatag
- the LOC138910052 gene encoding uncharacterized protein — translation MPAQPVILVQPEVRPEASEEEQKRIGRFKKYDPPTLCGAVTEDVQGFLDKCHCILCTKGIVEVSRVAFTTFQLSGAVCRWWQAFEEDRPADAAPLTWTQFFYMFFWEFVPQTLMDEWRTKFEQLQHGAMTVSEHATRFSELSRHAPALVSTVRERVRRFIEGLSYGLRLGMAWELETDASFH, via the coding sequence ATGCCAGCACAACCCgttattctggttcagcctgaggtcaggccagaagcatcagaggaggagcagaagaggattgggaggttcaagaagtatgatcctcctactttaTGTGGTGCAGTTACTGAGGATGTGCAGGGTTTTCTAGACAAGTGCCACTGTATTCTCTGCACCaagggtattgtggaggtgagcagagtagcctttactacatttcagttgtcaggGGCAGTATGTAGGTGGTGGCAGGCTTTTGAGGAGGATAGGCCAGCTGACGCAGcgccactcacttggactcagtttttttATATGTTCTTTTGGGAATTTGTCCCACAAACCCTCATGGATGAGTGGCGCACCAAGTTTGAGCAGTTACAGCATGGGGCTATGACCGTGTCTGAGCACGCTACGAGGTTTAGtgagttatctcgtcatgcacctgctttggtttctacagttagggAGAGggtccgcagatttattgaggggctcagttatggtctcAGACTTGGGATGGCatgggagttggagactgatGCTTCATTTCATTAG